A region of the Bacteroidetes Order II. bacterium genome:
GACCACGGTAAGACGACGCTTACGGCAGCAATCACGACGGTATTGGCGAAGCACACGCCGGGCATTCAGGTCCGCTCTTTCGACTCGATTGACAATGCTCCGGAAGAGCGTGAGCGTGGTATCACGATTGCGACGGCGCACGTGGAATACGAGACGGCGAATCGTCACTATGCGCACGTTGACTGCCCTGGTCACGCGGACTATGTTAAGAACATG
Encoded here:
- the tuf gene encoding elongation factor Tu (EF-Tu; promotes GTP-dependent binding of aminoacyl-tRNA to the A-site of ribosomes during protein biosynthesis; when the tRNA anticodon matches the mRNA codon, GTP hydrolysis results; the inactive EF-Tu-GDP leaves the ribosome and release of GDP is promoted by elongation factor Ts; many prokaryotes have two copies of the gene encoding EF-Tu), producing MAKETFVRSKPHVNVGTIGHVDHGKTTLTAAITTVLAKHTPGIQVRSFDSIDNAPEERERGITIATAHVEYETANRHYAHVDCPGHADYVKNM